The DNA window CATGACACTGTAGAAGCCACAATTTGCTTACACACggtgaaaaagctttttttcccatgTGTCCTTATGCTACCCATTAATAAAATGCCAATTCACCTtgagataaacaaaaaaaaaaacactgaagacAGACTATTTTTGGTATATATCTTTAgaattttgcaaactttttctgGTCATGTTTACAGCATGAAGGAACATGGGGTTTACGGGGCAGAAATAGACGTGTGAGTGGTAATCCTCAGCTGCGATATAGGGGCTGAagggagtttaggctgttcacttagcgaTGTGAGTATTCACTCTGCATAGGATAGTTAAACTTGGCTTAGTAAATGAGTTATATGCAAGATAACCTcaccttgtattttattttgatgcatatgatttgttattttttttttcaaagtgaatCTTAACTGCATTCACTAAACTAAGCAAAATATCATTTGCAGGGCGATTCAATGTGCTAAATAGACAGCCTAAACTCTCTTTGTAAATCAACCATATTAGGCAATGGAATCACTTAATTTCTCAGGGTGAtgattttcataaataaatgtttctataatTGTCCAAATAGTACTTTTGTTCATCTATTCTCTACAGAAGTTATGAAAAATGGGCTTAaattttgcatttgaaaaatgaCCTGCCAAACACAATAAATGCACAAGTTACAATGGCAGAGAATCCCAATAGAAGTTTAAAATTGGTTTCCTCTCCTCACCAGTGCCTGGACCCAACCCCTCGTCTGATGGTGGCTTCAACATTGTTATGATTGTCATGGCCTGGCTCGTCATTGGCTTTACTTTATACCTGCTTAGACCCAGGAGTCTCCGTAGTGCCAGGGCATCTGGAAAGCCAAGTAGCCCACATAACGTAAGTGCTGTACTTCACACTCCTCTCGTTTCTCCTTTACTTTACCAGTCTGTCTTGTTCCTTTTATTAaacaagtaaagtaaataaaaatattagagcATTAAAAGGAATATATGATGAACTATGCAAATAACTGCTCAtgtattttaagtttaaaattatatagtttaagaaactggaaaaaacaaaattagatagAGACTTCCAATGCTGATATCTTTTGCATGGAATGCCGATTATCATAAGGGAAGCTACAGTAATATATAGCTACCTATGAAGGCTTTGTTTTATTGGTGCAAGTTAACAATAATCAAAGTCATTTTTGgtcctttaatttatttaaatactgtgttataCTCCACTGCACACTGCTATTGTCTGTGCAATCTCTGGAAGGATAAAAGAGTTTgcatattcttcccactgaaatCATTACTGCATCCTGCACTATATCCAGCCTGTTGGTTGTTCTCaggtatagatacattttattaccatttgaGGCCTTTTCatgaatgtattttgttacagtaTAATTGTAATAGTGGTAAAAAGATTAACTCATAAACAATGTATTCTCTTTTATCTGCAGGATCCAAGTCATGAACCTCCTGCCCCTCCAGTAGATTAGCACCTCCAGGGGCTTCCAAACTGCTCCAGTTTTGCACGACCAAATGAAACCAGAATGGCCAGACTACTCTATAATGGTTGACTTTTCTCTATCCTTTACCTGATGCCAGCAATGGTGGTAACAGTATTTAAACCATTGCAATCCTGAGATGCCAAACAACAAATCTgaaatctttctttctttttttttttttaatactgaaactTGTTCTTCCCTGCTCTAATGTTTATCCTTGCTGATTACAATACTGTATAACTCTTGTATTGCTTATATCTTTTACTGGACTATACAGCCTTAATATATGTCTTCAGACTCTATACTCAATACAATTGTTCTACTTTactatgttaaaatgtatatgaacTTGTGTTTACTGTAATgtcagtttaaaataattacaaatgctGTTAGTTATTAGCTTTCAAAAagatcacaataaataaatgttcaatatgACCAGTGCAGCTACAGGCCTGGGATGATTGAGGTTGTACAAATCATTGGTGGATTAGATGGTAGAACAGGcctttacagaataatatatttctattacaTTTGTTGGTATATTCCCTTTATTTTCCAGCTCTAGAAAGAGGGACCAGTGATGTCAGGGGTTATTTTTTTACTCTTACAGATACCACAGATGTGATTATTGATCTTTTTCAGAGTGGAAGCTGTGCAACCCTGAGTACCAGAATATTCCACGTTTCTGCTCAAAAACTGCCGCTTTAACAGTTTGGGTACATTTTAAGCCAGCCACCCGCACTACAGTCTCTTACCTTCTTTACATTTCCCTAGACTTGTGTAGTGTGAACATATAAAGGTATGGTAAAGATAGACTCTCACATACTCTACTTGTTGTACAATCTAAAGGAGAGTTGGACGATCAGATTGTAAGGTATGTGTGGCTAGCTTTACATGCAGTGATAGGTGACCTCCTAGGGGGGTGGGAGGGATGGTTGGCTTGCTAAAGTAGtataaaggctgttcacttagttGAGTTTATGTTCATTAGGTTTAACAAACAAGAGGTTCAGTTTAAAGAATGTAATAATGTACAAGGGGGAAAATAGTCTGAATGGATCATTGATGTGAACCAACATTTACAAAACTCattgaatattcactttgcaaagccaACAGTTGCAATGTTTTTAGTGTGTACACTCATtgggctctacttataaaacgGGGAATGGGACATTCCCTCgtaagaatcttccaggtccatgtgttttattatccATGAATAATTCCCatgtgggaatgtttgagggaatgttagtttccctgttttataaatgtagccCATTGTGTTTTAATGAATTATGGTCTTactttgaaataattaaaaaacacaagatTTTTCTTAATACTGAACCTACTGACTTGGCATCTCtgttatattttcatttcttttctatgAGTTCATATGTAGCGTTATTAAAGTTATCTTATATTTTTAACAATGAATATATCGAATTACAAAGTCTCCAACATTCCCTTAATAATAATGGCAATATTATATactgaaaattatatttgcaCTTTGTATACTAAAATTCTTTACAACTTTCTGCTTAAAATGAATGCTTCTTTACCTAACCGTATATTAACAGACTGATTGAATCAAGGGGATATGGTAAAAGGATATGATATCTCAAATTGGTGTGATATAAATGAATGCAAGATCCACCATTATTACccttttataaagtaaataatatttagtgACCATGTATATTGCTCTGTAACACCCCAATCTATTTTACTAACCACTATATATTGCTGCATAGGATTTTACAAGGCTTTAATATATTTGCAGAATGATTAATATATTTGCAGAAAGATAAATGTAGAAGATGAAACCTCTTTCAAACATTGCTACATTTAGTGAATATTCTCTAACATTTTGGGGACTGCCTTAATAATCATAATGTGTGAAAGTCATAAGGAACATTAGGAGCTTGGTTCAGTAATCCGCTGCAGTAAAACATCTGCAGATTCTATAGTGGTCTGTGGGGGGATATAATTGCATGTTTGCACAACCTCCTCCTGTTCCCTAATCCGGGCTCATACTTGTGGCTGTTGGGGGTTTCAGTCAGCCTGCTTGTTTCTGAGCAATTTTTGGCTCTGCCTGCATACAAAATCCATTTTCTGCGTTTTTCTTAGGAATAGCAGTACTGGTTAACAAAGCCTGCCAgtcttgaaaatacatttttgtagccTTTTTTTATGAGATTGGATTCTGGAAAGCAGAAGTAGCAATATTTTAActatactttaatttttaagttattttaggacaagcttgattttgtttttagggTCTTTGTAAACAGATGAATCTGGAGTCTTGGAGAAAAACGCACAATAACTGGGGTTTGCTCTATCTGCTCATAGGGACCTATTGAGGTCTCCTTCCTAAAAGGTACATTTGTCTTGTGTGGAGGAAAGGAATCAAACTGGTATTTTCCAAGAGCACATCTGACAATCCTTACTGCCATTGAAGTTTTCTAGGCAACACATCCTTTATTATCTTTGCAACGGAGTATGACTCATtttgtattaaagctctccagcttTAAAATCCAGACTTGCCTATTGTGTTGTGTTACTAATACAAGTACTATGACAAATCAGAACAAACCTATATAAACTATACGCAGGGAAATGGAATACTCATACCCATGTCAAACCCTGtggttttgtaaaatatatgcaatagACGTGTCACAAGTTCTCTGGGTGTATTCCAGTCTGAGGTACTGCCAGCTTTTTTAGCAATAAGGTTAATCAAATATTGCTATCTTAATAAATATGCCGAAGGGCgctcatgtattttaaatgcagatacaatgctttttttaatataaactgtgTGCCTGCTCCATGCCAAGCACAGAGGAGGTTCATACataacatttcttgttttagCTCTGATAAGCTACTATGTTTAGTTGGAATAAATTATATACTGTCTGCACCTATAATTACAAATAGTGGTTAAACTGCATTTGTAGTATTATGGGCTTTAATTTTAATCCTCTgttggttagaaaaaaaaaacaaaaacccacatTCTGGAGCAGGGAATATCCTAGACAAACTAAACCCTAAAAGCTGTGCCTAATACAAACTAGACAAAAGGTAATGCACTATTTGGCATTATTGTCTTTGGGGTCCCTGTATCTGATATTTTCTTCATAACTGACTTAACTATGCTTTGTTCTTCACTTTgctctatttttaaattatggaatctgacattccttcaaacgttcctcatgggaatcaattactgccattgaaacacatgaatggTTTCCCATGAGGCAAtggcagattccctgttttataaaaccCAATCTGTCTCTGCAGAGGTAGTCATCTTAGTAGAAGCGGGACTTCATAGTAGAAGTCAGCCTCATAATTGAAACATCAGCAATTCCTATGCCTAatctctaaagctgcatacacacgagcaataattttcattagaaaggatctttcacaatcctttccaaggacaaactactgcacgatgcatgaacgaggactgtacatacaacaccattctgctctatggagaggggagggagaacgacagagcggcaccttGTTGCGCCCCCCCTTctcttccattaggatcgttcccCATCCATCGTCCGCGGATCTGCTAGGACGTCCTTCGGACAACAgacactgtacacacggcagattctcgtctgatatcggctttaagctgattatcagacgagaaccattgcaagtgtgtacgtagcctaagtagcAGTTAGCATTCCAGATATACAGCGATGTAGGCACACAATATGTCTAAAAACCTCACAGCCCAGGAAGTTAACCAATTgggcacaatataaatatttaaatatgaagatATTCACTATACCATGGAAATTCTTCACCTATGGATCATAGGAGGAAAACTTTCAGGATTTTGACACATACCACACCGCTAGTGAATAGCATCATTGTGGGAATGAGCCTTCTacattcctctttaaataaaaaccttgttAAACTAGACAAAAATAGTTCTTTTGAAGAATGGACATATGCCCCCATTAGAGGTTCTAATATCAAGAAGAACCGGATGTGTCAGAATACAGACAGTGCAGGGTagactaataatatgttaaagtgTCAGATAACAAGCAGCTGGAGTTAAATGCCTCTTAAATGTAAAGCAGAATATCTGGCAATTGTCAAACATTATGTGGGGAGTGTGATCCACTAGATGTTACATAACTGATAAAACTTTGGTGTATGCAGTATTTGCTGTGAGTTATAATGCATGAAACAGACTATGGTTATCATTTAGAAAAGGACAGACTATATAATGCAGAAAGAAGTTGTTTTCCCAAAATGTTAGAGATGTGTAAGTAAATATGGTTAGAGAACCCTAGTATTGACTTTAAAGCAAGGTTAAAGAGTCATCACCAGCTTTGGCTCATCTACAGCAGACAAAAGTGATCAGTTCAACCATACAGCTCACCACTTCAATATGACAAACACAATACTCCTATTAAAATGGAAAGTATAAACCTAATTTTTCCACGTCTTGCTTCCATTACGGATTCTAAAAAGAAGGTGTTTAGTCTTAATTTTAGGATAGACTATGCAAATCATTCCTTTAGGTTTCTGTGCTCAACTGCACCTTGAGAACCCACAGGTTTATATACCAATACATCCTAATATTATAAAACCATGTATTCATCTGCTTACATCTGTTTCAGCCTTGATAGCCAATTATCAGTTCATTGAATAGAAATCATGGCTTCTATGAATTAGGTGTTATGGTAAGATGAGCTAAATGTGGTTCTTTTTAGCTCACCTCACCATAAGGGACCAATAAATCCCTCAATTATTGCAAAACATACAGCCTTCCCCCAAAGTCTCCTGtgtgttacatatttttaattgattcTTTTTCTTAGTTGTCTGGAGAAGTCACGCATATCAAATATCTTCTACTTTGCCTTTGCAGCTCTGAAATTTCATGCTGTGTTATCTGCCTTTCCTAATTCTCTCCTGTGTACCACAAAATTCCTCCCTTTTAGAAACAAGAGGAATGTGTTCTGTATTCCAAATCAAGAGCAGGCAGAgttgggtgacaacactactcTGCCATTAATACAGAGCAGTGAATTAGCGTTGTCACACTAATACAGGAAGTGTGATACTGGTTGAATctccaggtaaatataaaagataacaatgcagccatcatatctaaggactggtaagctgcaatacattacattttcatactTGTATTTGAATgcacattaaatttaaaaatgtaatgcaggttttgatgtcattattttttaattcagatTAATAACAAAAACTGAACCACGTCATCTGTAATATATGAATGAAAAGTCTGTGTCACATGCTCCTCGTAGAACATGGTGCAGACTTTCTCCTGTTGTCATATAAATGTCTGTTCATCCAGTTGATTTGATCTCTTCTGCTGTATTATGATATACATGTATTAATGTTTAACAGTACACAATTGATGAATAAAATTCTGTCAAATGTTCCTAAATGTGCCATGTAGAGTATGAAGAACTGAGTACAGGGCAACTTGTACTATGCACTTTCtaatgatttaataaacaaaGATTTCACTTTGGTCTTGTATCTTTTTTATGTTACTAACAATAAttaacatgacaataccaaagcatttgtaattgcaacaattttctgagtGAAGTGGTGCATTTTTGACATAAAGGGTgctaatatttttggccatgattgtatgAGGAATGTGGTCTGTTATGACCCCCCTTTTCTGGGTTCAATGGGGGATCTAAGGAAAGCCTCCGTTTTAATCCCAGAGACTGAGAAAAAGTGATTGGATCAcatttatgtgatttttgttGTGACAATTGGTTGTAGATTAAATCTATGCAAAATTACTCACATAGCAAGTTTCTTTCTATTTAATGATTCATTGGAATGATCATAGGCATACCTCCCAAAGGGACAATTTTTAGTCTAAAGTATGTAAGCAAGTGACAGCCCTACCACACCCCCATTTTGCTGACCATAAAAAATCAAAACTCACTGATTGGATCAACTTTATTCCTAACTACATTTCCTTATATTGGCTTTTCACAATAACAGATTAAATAGGTTTAGAAGTAGGATAAAAGTTTaagttcaaaataatattttattatgttttagtgGAGTATAATCACCCCAAAAAAGTAAACTGTGTAGGAAAGAAGGACATAAGGATCTGGCTTTGAAAAAGGCAGTCTGGGACAATTGGAAGATTTGGATAGGAACCCAGCCAAGACAGCTCTGTAGATCACTTGTGTAGCACCATTGGTTATAAGAAATGTGGTACAAGAAAAGAGATTGGTTGGAAATTTCAGTTGCAAAACACCACTGTGTCTGCTAGTGAACCCCTCCACTACCACTGTTTCTGCAGGAACCCCTCACCCCAGAATGAGTCCTGTTTTTTCCCGGAGCTAATAGTCCCCGGCATTTGTATAATTCTATTATATACCATCTGGTCAATCTAGGAGGTTTTTTTAGAAGCCTTAAACCCTTTTAGGCCCTGTGAAGAGATTAAATACATAGTCTAAGTAAGTCAGAATGACCCTTCTGATGTCTACTTAAaccctgcttctttttttattatgggagGGAATGATAATCTCTTGTGATGTGTGAAACTTAAATGacatcttaaagaggaactaaacccaaaactgcctaaaacaaaaaaaaaagattaatttacctttaatgctgcagcgcagtcgatcggtccggaggtgtcttccatcgggtcctgcttcatcccagtatctgtcttcgtgCCGGCACTCAGGGCGCCATTTTcgcttcttccgggttcttcttcctacgtcaaccgatctcgggcctgggtcgggtgacgtaggtctgagcctgcgatgggagagtgggtgggttatgtccagggacacagcccggggacgtgttctgcggctctggccgagctcgggggggcaccggccagagccacggaccactggttggtgaccgctgttatagataaagctcataaaagtGCCTCAAGGacacgtcctggtgtagattagcccattggaatgcatgggaatttcaaacaagggctttaaaaggctcaggttaaacgctggaaaaatgtctgtgtaggcCGATATCGGACgcgaatctggcgtgtgtacagtgcccgtcgtccatcatccaaacgaccgtcctggcggatccatggacgatggatgaaAAACTGCTACTCAGTACTTCTGGTTGTGTTGGATAAAAAGGTCCCTGCTGAGTGTTGTGGTTTTTACCACCAGCTGCTACATGAGTACAGGACACAATAGTGATGTGTCAGCCAGCAGGAGGCACCACAGCACCCAGCAGGGGACACACTATGCAACACAGCTGGAAATGTCTGAGAGCAGCAGAGGCCGTAAAACAAAGCAAATCTCTATCACACTATAGAAGAGTCAGTAATccctttttacagttttacttaCTTATCATATCTTAATCAAAGGATATGTTAGATATCTAAACAATTGGAttctttaggctaggtacacacgtgcaatagttctcgtccaataatcggctcaggtacgagaatcttgtgtgtgtatggCGCTCGTCGCCCATCGTCTGGATGActttcctggcggatccacggacgatggaccaTGAAAGAttgcaatggaagtgaaaggggaggGAGAGcaacggggtgccgctccgtcgttctccccttctAGTGTTCCTAGAACAAGAAATAAGTGGAAATCTTCCATTGGGGGACATCTGTGTTGGGGATAGCTTTTTAAAGCCCTGAGCAGATGCTCAATCCTGGTCGACCAGAGCAAtcgtaaggctacgtacacgtcagatgattcgtGGCCGATACGAGCcgcagggaatctgacatgtgtacagaggccatcCGCtgttgtttatggatctgtcccAACAGATCCACGATTGACAGAAGATGACTGCAATACatgcatagaacagaacggtgctgtgtgtacagagctcattcattcatctttcagtcatttgtacATAACCTCAGTGCTCATTTTAGATGTCCGTAGGAAGGAATAATCACTGCCGGATCCAAACATAGCTGACTGCATGGAATAAATAATCCATGAGCATgcgttacatcattctggcccagcTAATTAAGATAGCCCAAAAATCCTAAATCCCAAAAGGGGTGAAACTTTTGGCGGAGCAAAGGAGAGGTgagttttacatttaaacttgCAAACAAGCAAGAAAGTTTATTCTAAAGAACAAGCAATAAATAACTTGCtcacaatattttcatgtttaagTTTCTTTCCTAACACCTgctacaaaattatatatataactttaggcatacattgtatatttatatacatatataccattAGGCATacatggtgtatatatataaatataataaatatatatatatatattatacacacacatacacacaatttgCGGTTTTCAGTCCCAGAACCTTCTAACCTTCTAATAACTTTGCATGATGTGATTTCCCACTGATTGTCAGTTCTGATCACAGACTTGTATAGAAGCTCAGGGCAGACATGCTCTGTACAATGTATGGGAGGGATCACACATCAATCTACATCCGGAGCACGCCGACCATTCACCCTCCCTTCACATCCCTCAGCACCATCCATTCCTCTGCACCCCTAACATATAGGACCCCCCTTCCACACCCCGCTACTTCCCTGCCAGCGTCATTCCGCCCTTCCCTGCACAGGCTCCTCCCACAGGGCGGGGCTAACGGGAGTATATGGAGAGCCCGAGCAGTGCAGCGGCCGGCATTGGGTGACTGTGATTGTTGTGTGCACGGCTCTGACATCTCCAGGTAAGTCACAtctcattgtgtgtgtgtgtgtgtgtgtgtgtgtgtgtgtgtgtgtgtgtgtgtgtgtatatatatatatatatatatatatatatatttgtcatcaCATTTGCATGGTGTGAGATCTGAGCTCAGCAGAGAGGACAGGATCATTCATGGTATTCTGATGTTGGGGCTCTCCATGCCATGGACCTGGGTGGACATCTGCTTCTCATTATTAGAGGTTCCTCTTCTAATATTTATCCCCCTCCACCGCTTTAAAATTGAATCCATGCTTACTGATGATTTATTACTGGGGAGTTCTGCCACAGGAACTGTTCAGGTGTGAAGTGGTCCCTTTCTATAAACACAAGAAGGGGGTCCTGGAGCTGAAACTTGATCCGACGCAGGGGGGATACTACATCACAATCCAGATGTTCCCTATTGCTGGAAATTACAGGatggggagggggtgggggtaGTTTTTCTTGGGTGAGCTGGCTAAAATGTCATATGGTATACGATTCCTAAAATATTGGAAGTCTGTACACCCATTGGATGACATCTCGGAAAAGTTAGGGTATTAAACTTTAATGCTGATGCacagaagtgtgtgtgtgtgtgtgtgtatatatatatatatatatatatacatacatatacacacacctcTGTCtattgaaactgtcactacttcccaccactacatatcttccctcctttTGTGTtagacttcccccacctactagattgtaagctcttctggtcagggtcctctcctgtatttgcctgtcatatgcaacccctatttaatgtacagtgctgtctaatatgttggtgctaaataaatccagtttatatatatatatatatatatatatatatagatagacaCAAACATATAATGACCTTTAGTTATTCCAAATTGGAAACCTGTCAAAACTTTTGATTTGTAATAGGGATCACTTTTTGAAGTTGCTGGTCCTGGTAACGGATTGTTTGTTGATTGTAATATTAATTTGCCAATAAGAGAAAATTGCTTAGTATTAGAGGTTGTTGCTGTGTCCCTACTTGAAGACTTCTTCTTTGTTCTTGATTTGATTTCATTCCTCCTGTAATAGAACTAGGACAGATGGAGATGGTAActctccagtggggacacagcCATGCACTCATAATGGGGATTCTAAGTTTACTGGATTGGATACACTGTATGTGTTCCTCTTTTCCTGGAAGGTTGTGATGAATATTGAATATTGCAAACAgaaatgtgattggctgctgatAGAAATGCATGGGGTACATCATCCTGGTGGGTTCAGCTAGAATGATATACTGGATATGATACCAGCACAATCCTAGTTACTGCACACATTGTTTCTAATGTGCCCATGTTTCTTGATTAGAAGGAAATTAGGTGTTTACCACAATcagaaggaattaaaaaaaaatgtcaggggcCCAAAATCTAAGCTTTAGATAAATCGGTCTCCCAGCTTCATCTTTAATCCCTTTTGCTAATTGCTGTTCAAGATTCTAAATCTGCTACCAAATACaattgcaatataatacattgatttttaggttactagacatttttttatatggtcATTGAATGGTAGTTTGATCTCGGCATCAATTCATGATGACCCTGGATTTTGTCCAGTGCAGAGTGACCCAGGCTGGATGATCTGTAGTTCACAAGAACGTTGTCCTATGCCCTTACA is part of the Pyxicephalus adspersus chromosome 3, UCB_Pads_2.0, whole genome shotgun sequence genome and encodes:
- the SMIM14 gene encoding small integral membrane protein 14 encodes the protein MAEGNFDPCECICSHNYAMRRLIYLLRQSQSYCTDTECFQELPGPNPSSDGGFNIVMIVMAWLVIGFTLYLLRPRSLRSARASGKPSSPHNDPSHEPPAPPVD